CTGCTGCCGGTCCAGTAAGTTCTGCGGCCCGTGAGTCCGAAGCTCCAACGTTGCCCGAACACTTGCCAGTGGTGAGTCCTCCAGAACCATCGACTCTGTCCCCCGTTCCAGAACCAGCTGCCGAGCCATCGGGAATCTCCATATCGCTGCTGCAAGTCGCAGCGCACGAGCCCAGAGACTCATTAATGGCACCTGTGGAGCCGGCAGTTAGACTCTCTCCGATCATTCAGCCGGCCCAGTTCTCTTCTGCTCCACCAATCAGAACGTCTGTGGGCACCATGATGGCGAGCACGCCTGTCGGTTCTACCTCGGTGCGTGCATCAGTGGAGGAGCCGGCCGAACGTGCTCGACTAACTTCCACAACAATGACGCTGACGTCATCAGAGCTGCCTTCACAGACCGTCAATGAGCTGTTGTTCCCAACCACGCCTACTCTGCTTCTGCAGCAGCATGTGTCTAAGGGCTCTTCTGCCACGGCCACGACAACGTCAGAGTTCACGTCACCGCTCAACCAGACTGCACTGACCAAGATTTCCGTGAGTACCATGACAACGAACACCGTCACTGATTCTGCATCAGCGCGCACGACGGTGGCTGTGCAGGCGACACGGAGTTCCACTATGACATCATCAGAACCACCTGTTCAGCACTCTTTACAACTCTCAGCTCAAGCCACGCCCACGACATTTGCGCCGCTCTCAATAAAGCTCGACACAATAGAAACATCGGCCTCAGTCAGCTCCACCTCCTCACGCCCTGCGGGAAGCATATCAGCGGCGGCTCCAGAGGGGGGTCTCCGCCCGCACGGTGCAGCTGTTACTGTTCATCGGCTGCCTGCTCCAGCATCCATCGTGCGTGCATCTCCAGAAAACTGTAACTACGGGACGGTCAGTGACTTTTCCTTTTGCTTTTTTGCTTTGTTCCTCTGTTCTCATGCTTTTAATGCCGGCAGACATCTGTTAAAGAGGTCGCACGTATTCCTAAAGAAATGTTCATGTAAATCTATGGGTTCTCTGTTAATGATGCCATGACTTAACCTAAGGTGGTTTTCATGTATATCTGTTGAAAATTTGTTAAAACTGTCACGCCAGAGCCTAAGATGGTCTACATTGCGGTGTCTTCTGGAATTTCTGATTACCATCAGTTTAATATCGAGTTGTCAGCTTCTTTCATTTTTCAGGCccttttctgaaaaaatttgtcATTTTGTGGGGCTAAATTCTTCTCATGCCATTGCTGAGACCTTTAGTAAGTTCCTGAATTGCATTTCTCGGTCTCCACAGGTTTTGGGTCTTTTTAGTGAAATCagttattttctgtgttcatggaCTGAAAAGGCTTACAAGATTTGCTTGTTTTCTGGTAAGATTCCTTTTCTGCAGCAGTGTTTTTCTTCCTTTCTTTGGATGCGAGATGTTTTGGTATTTTGGTTTGGGTGCCTGTGGGCTTCACTTAAACTCCCTTCTGATGCTCACCTTGGCGTAATGGAGAAATTCTTATGGCTTATTCAGGATACTGTGCATTACTGGTTAGTACAGTTGGTTGACTGGTTTCGAGGTTTAAACATGGACTATGTTTTACCAGTACATTGGGTCTTGAGGACTGACTGGATTGGCGCTAGTCAGGGGTCCTATGTGATTTTTGGGGTTCTGCTAACTTGTCTGTTTTTATGGCTTCCCTATTTTGTAAACACCTCCTTTAAGCATCTGGCTTCTACCCTATGGGGGTCCCAACATTTCGGCCCTGAGGTCAGTGTCTCTATGTCTCGGGCCCCGGATGATATATTACGTTGTAAAAAACCTCCTGATTGCCCCCCGGACCATGGTTTACGCTGGACCCCAGACCTTGGGTTGCACCACGTACTGCTGTGTGGCCGGCCTCCTGCTAATTCCGTACACCCTGTTAACCACCCGTTGGTTCCCTGGCCCATTTTTAGTCAGGTTGTCAGTCATCCTTGGGGCGTCATGCCATGTAGGCCTCCTGTGTGTCACCCGGGTCTCTGTATGACCGCCTCCTTGCCGTTTCCCCCGCCATCCTCCCTGTGTCGGTTTGTTTAGGTGCAGACGTCTGGGGACAGccgcttttgggggggggggggggtactgtcagggattTGGCAGGGTCAGGGGgctgagcccttgttttcctcctttctgttgcttctggtctgcttcagctttgatttattaacaTTTGTTTTCTTTGGGATTTATTtggttatgtttttcttgttactttgttTCTTGCTATTGTGTTGCCATCagccagttccgttctagttttgttctgtcagattGTGTTTGCATTACTGATCATTAGTTCACCATCTGtgtattttctcatttgtgttgtCAGTTACACTGGGTTTTGTACTTGtatcatgtagtctctgttttccttgttgctcTGCTTTAGTATTTGTTCCTGTTCTTGCCCAGATCTGTCATATTCTATTCTGTCTCATGTCTAGTCTGTTCATCATTCCCTGCTATTCCTCACTTCCAGTTAATCATGTTCACTTCtctgcacctgcctcatgtctgtctttctctttggttctgtctgctttgtttccTTTCACTTGCGCTCTTTGCACCTGGCCCATGTCTCTCgccttgtttctgtgtgttttgttcATCTCACTCACACTTCCTACACCAGCCTAAGTATGTTTGCTCCTTACATGactctcttgcacagtgtttgatctttgtctactagccacgccccctttctggaatcttcacTACACACCTGCACCTTattacctaatcagtctgcacatgcacttTGTTCACAGCAgatgttatttaagccctcacaatcTTACAGCtcaccgccagattgttgtcgcttccagcacactctccagccttttttgttctctgtcctgattagtcttgccgtgtaccagttccttgctCTATGTTTTTTGAccgcctttttgcctcagcctatatgccagtatttgcccgtgcctcagacccctgcctggagatgactgcgtttttgcctcaccctgcttgtgcctctgctccgttttctgacaacctgtgtaacgaacctctgcccgaaataaacatgacttgtacctcaaagcctggtttgggagtttgtattgtgggtccacccgCTCTTGGGGTCGGGCAGCCGCCCGCCATGacagtttcagttatctgctgcactatgatctACAGTTTcaacaagactttttttttcctatAGTCTTGTGTTACAGAAACCAAATAAAAAGCTACATATTGTAAGGGCCCCCTCACACACAGCACGAATAGGTATGAATTAGGGATGAGTGAGTGCATCACTATCTctgtctgttcaaccatctaaattatctctattcgtatctgtactcatagtgagcggggcctaaaccggaagtggatGTGGTTTAACCTGAATTTCTGTGGCTTAaattagtacattattttaagtctgaaattgatattgattgatcagaagttgataTAGTTattgtttattagaaaactatttacagaacagcctcaaaattgagattcaaatcaatgttgttgatcacaaaagtaagagaacatttacagaacaagttttttatgaactcagaacatgaatattcttaagtgtatgaatgaatatttacagaacagcctcagaattgagatttaatgtttttaatcacaatagtaaaggaactattttacggaAGTTTTTtagaaactcagaacatgaatattgttaagtgtatgaatgaataacagaacagccttacaattgagattcaatgtagtaggaaattatgaactactaagaatGCATGAACAAGAGCTGTCAAACTCAACTCGTGTCTGCCTGACTATGTGTCAGGCAGACACCCAGGGCGAAAAGCATGAATGTGGCATCAGGCGACATGAACAGATCATGTCACTCGTACTGCAGCAAGGCCCCCCCAACAGCTCCAATGCTCACATACACATATGGGGCTGGCCCACCAAGAACCTCTCCTAGAAAATCTCCACCAAGAAAATCTGCCTGCATCGCAAACCAGTTATCATATCACTGTGGAAGGAATTTGCAAAATGAAGGGATGCAGCTGCAAACATGCGCCCCTGCCACCTGGCGTGCACAGCACTCGTGACAGTAGTTCGGCGCACTCCACCTTGGCCTGTGCTCACTGCTCCCTGCTGCTCTGCATCCATGGTGTCCCCGCTGTGGCAAAGGTCCACATAGGAAGTAGCCAAGCAGAACCAGAACTCGACAGTCGTTGAACACCAGCAAACAATACAGGCAGCTAGTGTCTGAAATAAAAGgtgagtgaaagcagacagatagGGTGGAACAATGGTTGTAATCTCACCGGACAGGACAGCAGCCCTGTTCACATTCCttgctgaagtgacttgaatctgaccttgtttgtgtgcctgcaagagtgtgtgttATCCAATACGTACAATAACTTGGCTACACCTGGAAACTCTCTACTCACTGACATgtacattgacaaaataaataataacattaataataataacactatgtaacacaatttttgttcctggcttctaagtgttatatttcaactgcttatgtctaaagtctatggaaaaatgactacattcacatgattttatttttttaacattctagaaagttctaaaagtttcttgaaatttctagataattctggaaacttctagaaaattctgtacagttctagcagttaaagaatattctagaagactactcagtagtagtgaaggcgaatcgagaatattcttgaaaacagacaaatttcaaaatatcattgtcctgatcacagaagcaaagtttctgtggaataacagctattttctatttatttaaggcataacaggttaggaaaacacactgtgtaccaggaacaaaataaaaataaaaatgtgttacatagtgtaatcaacATCAtagtaaaacaataataataataatagtaacaataacaataataataacaataataacataaATATTTATAATAGTACCAACAATTAATATGATAATAATGACATCACACATGAAGCCTATTTCATAATTAAGTGGTTTATGAGAAGAAGAATCACATTTCAAGtcattggcatgggaatgctGCAAACATGTCAGTGTATATCTGCTTTGGATCAACAGATGAAGACCACAAAATTAAAGGCACAAAAAGGCAAGTACTACTTTATCACGTGGCTCAAACCTCAAACTGTTGCAGATCAATTGTTGCCTATATATTGAcacatattaatacaataacatgcttttggaggccggtatgcattttcagaggcccgacattcatggccagtcgcccaaaatgacagatattagaATATTGGTCATTGCGGGCGATTGgccatgaacggagggactcagaaaatgcataccgcatgacaacagcatgttatttgcattattatcactttactgagatacacaacatgtaacacgTATATaacaagttggctcactttaacttttgtcgtgtcagctggcgcgcactgctctccaaattcggcagtgcttcctcatcaagctggctgcttaattggcagctgttcattgtcatactatccatgacaaaatcatctggaatatccatattgggaccaacacacacttctcgcctttttatcttttcctctgcggacagtttttttttttcccctctgtggacagttcttgggctgcgcgtgctatgacgtcatttgtttatgcacagcgggcgggtatagccaggtaggtcgatgtaaatctacgataccaacctagcaatgcctcggtaaagtgataataacgcCTGATATTACATCAACCTAAATATCTGTTGAGACAAATTTACACCTTAAAACGACAAAGGCCATTGTCCCACCCTGAAAAACAGAATAATAAaccatctaatgacagacatgtATCATGTAAGCCCTTACATGATACATGTCTGTTTATTCACATTTGTATAAATCATGGGTGTTCTGTATAACAGGTTTATTGTAGCTTCTGGTCTAATGATGTCAATGTCAAACTCCAATATCAAGGGCACCTGTAGACTacatttgtatgtcacatgacatggatgattcgtcccatttgtgttgtgttgcatttagagtgcaatttagttccatttagtgtgcaaatatggttccaaacgtttggtactattgcactctgcgcacacacagtgcatgtgggtgcacacgcacgcacacacacacacacacacacacacatacacacaaaacaaatccactgctctgtaagccgtctggaggcatgaagagctgttaggaggaagttagaatgaaaagctggacgaatttctgatgtgatttttttttttttttgctgcagtaAGGAACTACCGGACGCACGCTCGCACAAGCAGGACGGCGCtttgctttaaaacaaacatggtggagattgtaaagctgaaaagctgatgtgatttttttgctgcactgaggaactacacaaagtcttttttttgaaGTAcgcagtcagtgcacagcatcaccagactacacgtcacaatttggactcctatttaaagtttgtgttggactttagaagcagtggaacaccaaaatgtaagtcccttttctgttgattataaattaataaaacatcaaatgacaaTTATCTACTTAAGccgttatgtaaaacaaataatgaatgtttttactctctttcaatggaacaaatatttaatttggtgaaagctgcatTATTTGactcaaattaaattaaaattcaaTCAACCTatttcaattttcattttcatttcaattttcattttcatCTTCAAGTGTGCACATTCTACGACTTATTTATAAAGAAAAGGACATTTACTTTATAATTTTCAAGAAATACCCCTCTAAACAGTGCTCACAATTCTAATGAAAGCTAAtttgaaaattaaaaagtattattgaaaatgctttttaattttcaaaatgtttgactcataaataaaattaaaattcagTCAACGTATTTGAATTTTTGTCTTCACGTGTACACATTCTAAATCACAATAACAATTTATTTATTGGTCTAAATGGAACTTAAACTAATCAAATACTGGTGAAAACATAATATTTGTAGGTGTTATTATGAGGAAACTGCAGTGTATAAACAGGCTGTAGGCAGGGAGCAGTAAATGAAGACAAGAGACTGCAGCTGGAATGAAGTCTGATGTCACTTTCCTTAAAATGCAAATGTCCttttctttatatttttaataacgtCATAGAATGTGCACACTTGatgaaaattcaaatatgttgattgaatttcagttttatttatgAGTCAAATAACGTGTCCATgttttgaaaattaaaaagcatttgttatttatttttcctttctCAAATTTGCTGTTGCATTTCAATTGtacacccctggcaataattatggaatcaccatcctcggaggatgttcattcagttgtttaattttgtagacaaaatggcaactttctggctttaagaaacactataagaaatcaggaaaaaaaaattgtggcagtcagtaacggttacttttttagaccaagcagagggaaaaaaatatggacttattcaattctgaggaataaattatggaatcaccctgtaaatttccatccccaaaactaacacctgcatcaaatcagatctgctcgttagtctgcatctaaaaaggagtgatcacaccttggagagctgttgcaccaagtggactgacatgaatcatggctccaacacgagagatgtcaactgaaacagaggattatcaaactcttaaaagagggtaaatcatcacgcaatgttgcaaaagatgttggttgttcacagtcagctgtgtataaattctggaccaaatacaaacaacatgggaaggttgttaaaggcaaacatactggcagaccaaggaagacatcaaggcgtcaagacagaaaacttaaagcaatatgtctcaaaaatcgaaaatgcacaacaaaacaaatgaggaacgaatgggaggaaactggagtcaacgtctgtgaccgaactgtaagaaaccgcctaaaggaaatgggatttacatacagaaaagctaaatgaaagccatcattaacacctaaacagaaaaaaaacaaggttacaatgggctaaggaaaagcaatcatggactgtggatgactggatgaaagtcatattcagtgatgaatcttgaatctgcattgggcaaggtgatgatgctggaacttttgtttggtgccgttccaatgaggtttataaagatgactgcctgaagagaacatgtaaatttccagtcattgatgatatggtgctgcatgtcaggtaaaggcactggggagatggctgtcattacatcatcaataaatgcacaagtttacgttgatattttggacacttttcttatcccatcaatttaaaggatgtttggggatgatgaaatcatttcaatcaatgtcatggtctgcaaatagtccggatcttaatccaattgaaaatctttggtggaagttgaagaaaatggtccatgacaaggctccaacctgcaaagctgatctggcagcagcaatcagagaaagttggaaccagattgatgaagagtactgtttgccactcattaagtccatgcctcagagactgcaagctgttataaaagccagaggtgatgcaacaacatactagtgatgtgttggagcgttcttttgtttttcatgattccatcattttttcctcagaattgagtgattccatatttctttccatctgcttggtctaaaaagtaacctgccacaattttttttcctgatttcttatagtgtttcttaaagccagaaagttgccatttgaaatgactttagttttgtgtcatgtctgtgatctgctttttttctacaaaattaaacaactgaatgaacatcctctgaggccggtgattccataatttttgccaggtctTGTAATCACCAAATGCTTCCATACAATTGGGCATGTACAGAATGAACACATACTTGTACTCATTTAACACACAAAGCTCAAACAAGTCTACAATCTTGTTTGTTTTCCGAGTTGGGAAGACTTCAAGTAACATACTGACATGCAACAAAGAAAAAGTATGTCAGGTGTTGGACCATGACATTCTACCAGAACAGTTGTAAACCACGTTGGCATTGATTCCACTAAGACATCTGTAGCACTCTACTCAAGGGATGGAACACCATTCTACCAAAAGATATTCCTGAATTTTGGTGTTGTGATGACAGTGGTGGACAGCACTTTCAGACGTGAATTAAAAATTTTCCTAAGATGTATGACTGGGTTAAGAGCTGCTGCATAGGACGTCCACAGTACATGATTtcatatggagctaaatccaggccaaaagatttgtaatctgaaaataaacaagattgaaaaaaattattttgaaactgaaaattcaatgtttgttcttgaatttatcaaaataaaaatgtgtaagatatatatttttcagtttaaataaatttttgattcagctctaatttttttgatcaaataatttattttcattcatatttcttttttttcaccttcagatctttttttcactttcagatcttattttttcagtttcaaacttttggcctggttctggcgtgggagggcgtggctttgattgagaggggcgtggaattgtgagtgacaggagagcaatcagtcctcacatgatgttgctctcaggaaacgtgggtactttgatagataatgacttaacactttctctccactgtattgtcttgatacctgtaaataaagtgatgctaaagatgtctattacaagtaattctagaccactcttggtcatttttgatgtttaaaaactggaaaatatgcaagattgtaaagtttaacacctatacctaaaaaaccaTGTGTCACAAATCtacacaagaccgtgaacgcagcgcagcatcgccgcatgaaaatgaggcaggtcgctcattttgcaggctgcagtggagtgttaTGAGCTTTTTAagggacacacagagagacctggcgtagcagatctgaaggaagctttaatatggacagaaccaagcagaccgccggtAAATCCAAATTCAAAGCCGcctggaagagcgctccggctactggCGGTGAGAAGAAGCCTCactgttacaggcccggcactgtggcACTCTGCTGCTTCCAGAAATCCacggagctgctgatccacaagctgcccttccagcacctggtgagggAAATCGCTCAGGATTTCAAGACCaacctccactttcagagctccgctgtgatgctctgcaggaccaTCACCAGTCGGCACCTCACAgatcagcagcttggtggatttctggtagcggtggatctctctcagtgcctcAGTAccaggcctgtaacggtgaggcttcttcacaccgccggtagccggagcgctcttccgggcggctttggatatggatttaccggcggtctgcttggttctggtcatattaagtttatgctgtgaaactgccggccactttgttacatcgtcattaaattcactatccggtataacatacggatccactgaaccaactgctacacatcattcacaataaacagctttatcttgagggtttaaagcctcataataagctttcattctctctattttctttcacgcgccagccgcaTAGTAGTCCACAATGGAGACAGGAGCAGGGTCATTatttatcaaagtacccacgtttcctgaaagcaacatcatgtgaggactgaatactctcctgtcactcacaattccacatccctctcaatcgaagccacgccatcCAAcggcagaacggggccaaaagtttgaaactgaaaaaataagatctgaaggtgaaaaaagaaatatgaatgaaaataaactatttgatcaaaataattacagagctgaatctaaaccaaatatttaaactgaaaaatatatatcttacacttatttttattttaataatactttttaaatgattataaaagtcaagaacaaacattgaattttcagtttcaaaatgtattttttcaatatttttttattttcagattacaaaatttGTGGcatggatttagctccataattTCACCTCATTTTCATATTTACACCATTTAGTGACCATTTGTGCTCTGCGGGTGTGGCAGTACGTCATGTTTGCCCATTCAGTTATTCAAGATTTTCCCTTAATGTGTCAACTCATATGCATTACTGCTTCACACAACTTTTAAAACCTTTTCTTTTTGGGAATGCAGAAAAAGGCCTGGAGCTTTAAAACTGAAATTTCAGGCCATTCACTGAAAATAGAGATCTAATAAGCAGAGGTAAGATTTaacaaatggaagaaaaaaatgAGCAAAAGATACAAAAATATTTAATCAAGCAGAGAATGAAGTTAGAGgagacattttttaaaaaaaaaggtaaaagcaCAAGAAGATGTGAAATGATTGAAAGAGAGAAAGATAAGACCAAATACACTGGGATTTAAAATGACACAGAAGAGACctgaacagaaaacaggaaagtgCAAGGTGACAAGGTATTTGAAATAAAAAGCTTAAGCACAGGAGAGCATTCAGGAGGAAAAGTGAAGATCCTCAAAATTAAGTTGCATCGCCTTGTTTTTTTCTCCCACAGTCAGTGCCACATGAAACAACATAACAGCAAATAAACATGCGGTCCAGTAAACCAAACGTGCCGAGCTCAGTATCCAGCTGTAATGTGGAGAGAAACAGCAATGCAGATGTAATGAGGTGTAACGTGGAGTAGGAACGTGGACTCAAAAATAAATGCTTCACTTCAGCAGAACTGTACAACAGAGCTGACAACAGCACAGTGGAGAGTCAGTCAGCACTTCAGAACCACATGGTGTCCGCTTTGTTGAGACAAAACATTTTAAAGACCTCCATGAAACAACACAAACTGCCACCAGATGTATTTTGGATACACTGTATCCACACAAAAACATTCAGTGCGTGCATCTATTGGGAGAATACGCTGATGGCTAAAGAAGTACATTGAACAGCACGATAGgagacatcaaaatgtcaagcatgATGTGATGCCCAATGTTTCTATTTTGGCTGAACTTGTTTGAGAAAACACCTAGTAAAAAGGCTGTTATTAAAACAGCTAGAAACACCTCCAGGAGACCAGACAGGAGCAATATATACCTTGTTCAGTTCCTGCATGAAAACTCCAATGTTAGACTTTCCTTCACAGGTCATCGTGCATGCACATTAACAGAGTGGGAGACCATTATGTACTGTATATATTTTTCTTCTGCAATCACCTTTGGAACCAATAAAAGAAGCTTCCGTCTTGTCTGTCAGCCTTCTCTCCTCCCTCAATCTCTACAAGATGTATTCTTTGTCTTACATATTttcaattacacacacacacacacacacacacacacacacacacacacacacacaaacaaacacacacacacagcactgtgTCCCCCTGTTGACCCCAAAACGTGAgtctgctgcaaatcgtgaattatccacaaaacattaatgaaaatttacgcAAATCGTGAATATCATCTAACCGTTAATAATTTTGCTGAAAACCATAAATAAAATATcccataaaatgtaaaaacataagATGCAAAATGTGGATATCATTCATGAtaaatattttctttcagtttaagtagtttgtgGCTTTCAGTTTATGGATTAATTACTTCAGGAATTTTTAATCGCAAACCCTATCTCcgcaaaaatatatattttttttgggggggggggggggagtacacTACACCCAGTAAGGCAAGCCCCAAGCGGCTTCTCGCTTCTGTCAAAGAGTAACGCAGGTGTCCTAAGGCAAACTCAGGAAGCCAGaaactacaaaaaacacaataaatcaataacaccaccaacactgttaaactaacatgagccacaataacatttaaaatcccaaacTCCCATTGGTCACTGTTGTTCACTAAAATCACTAAGTTCTCCAAAAAAATTGGTCCTATCAACTTTTCTTTTTTGCTGtggtcatccttgacccaaaatacctaagcataccaaacagcatacacgcacacagaagccacttggctattataatatagatgcaggcacttcttccttctctcttgCTCTCTGGAAACATGCAGATTTCAAGAAAATGGCTCTTGAAATGAAAAGTCTTGATCTGCTAGCCACCATGGTTACCTGTGGGATCGGTTAAAACCATGTTGGAGGAAATGTTGGAGGTGTCATGCCTGTCGAGGTTACATTAAAGGAATGAAATTCCGTACAAGGCTTGGTGAAGGcataaaagaaaaagagaaaaaagtaaaaTATGCTAAATATTTGAATAAAATACACAATAAGTTGAACAT
The Thalassophryne amazonica chromosome 7, fThaAma1.1, whole genome shotgun sequence genome window above contains:
- the LOC117513408 gene encoding histone H3, embryonic-like, giving the protein MDRTKQTAGKSKFKAAWKSAPATGGEKKPHCYRPGTVALCCFQKSTELLIHKLPFQHLVREIAQDFKTNLHFQSSAVMLCRTITSRHLTDQQLGGFLRASLTSALCASCSVRTQIMVSVVEIVHQVDEFQPLVWLFRPMGDWLGPLRV